A single window of uncultured Pseudodesulfovibrio sp. DNA harbors:
- a CDS encoding UXX-star (seleno)protein family 1, which translates to MSDIIIYGKSTUPHTKRALDAHPEAKFVDVLMNPADLEAMLKLTDGIRKIPVIVQNGQTTIGYNRGS; encoded by the coding sequence ATGTCAGATATAATTATTTATGGGAAATCCACCTGACCGCATACCAAGCGGGCGTTGGATGCGCACCCGGAAGCAAAATTTGTAGACGTTTTGATGAACCCGGCAGATTTGGAAGCAATGCTCAAATTGACAGACGGGATACGCAAAATCCCGGTCATAGTTCAAAATGGACAAACAACCATTGGCTATAATCGTGGCTCCTGA
- a CDS encoding DUF503 domain-containing protein, with protein MIIGILHLEFRLHGNRSLKGKRKVALSLKQKLRNKFNVSVAEIEAMDVHDKLVLGVVTTANATERVESRLAKALSMVEAISPAELIRCNTEIFSDSD; from the coding sequence ATGATAATAGGCATCTTACACCTCGAATTCAGACTACACGGCAACCGGTCCCTCAAGGGAAAACGTAAGGTGGCGCTGAGTCTGAAACAAAAACTGCGCAACAAATTCAATGTATCTGTTGCAGAGATCGAGGCCATGGACGTCCACGACAAGTTGGTGTTGGGAGTTGTCACGACAGCCAATGCCACAGAACGAGTCGAAAGCCGGCTTGCCAAGGCGCTCTCAATGGTCGAAGCCATCTCACCGGCGGAATTGATCCGGTGCAACACTGAAATTTTCTCTGACTCTGATTAA
- a CDS encoding tetratricopeptide repeat protein, translated as MTVKSAKKILWSVAATLITGLIFVNPAQALRVNFQSLGDSDKLTFSFDSGVLPKSSVARVGAKELTISLPSGTWDKETKPSAKSFPGKLVESITTTDKGVTLKTRTNAFGYIRLPIPGKPAFMLQLFRDPIGARWKPAGVKPKVAIKPTPKPAPKSASKPKTVAKPKSVPVTPKQAVTSPALASPVEAPQAIPNANGEKKPFFAVPYSVRNEVAAPDAPVSQVSENSQGTLPTEATLPAEPVQPVQPVASPREVETGVYPPSNELRFKAVNQTAEQVKFAELAGGQAGRAPVVGEGQGTGATQSTQVGGAVVPPPSEVSGVGQVGSVVTPPPSAEMSGQGQTGGAVSSPPTPPQVVEVSGQGQAGGAVSPPPTVVEGAPPPAPTPEETAQVEQTLEASQAEAKKVEEAPAETIQAEQPVAEVEEERAQPGVEGEQQPELTPEEQAKAHEEEIRNQLYEAQSLMFNGSLAAALPLYEDILKQPDVPDDVREETLYAVADIKKQLNSDNLSGKFDEIAQAFIEAMNANLRSNRVPRALLNLGLLNLQVGNFPEARAYFKILQEKYPDDDNIPSISYFWGEYFYKKGEYRKAADQFQYLIQTYPEHQLVKQAAYYLADSLNRTGFLDQAYQIVDYIDKRWPDYYMENMEFLRLAGSVEMELKKWQAAKNHYFTYYNLNPDADGADVVLARIGDIYIRLGLKKPAKQIYEKVVTNYPEEEGGLIAKMRLAEEGIYDDPAMHEMVDVFDRPYNLNPQRVYKDIVAKHPDSPLAPIAQLKLAMWYAFNKKYPEALTAAQDLIENYPDSPLVEKTKALGDSVFVLAVPGMIGEERYGRVVRYWETYDFIGKEGSKVDDKTKIAIATSYWKIGQPEKALELIEPYLQEKQVPGVSDDALGLAVNIHLDQLNWKKIADLVSMAKKNWKLKPAQQKQLEYARAMSLQNLGDAKEAMPMWAELAKDASVDPAFRAYAMYYMAKDAMQRQDLRRVFVYAQEALALLLQTNGDPEKIKDTVLMSIYATERSGRYDEALKWAKEYDRYIEVDNPEWASTRFKLARIYRKAGAMDEWKQLLGDIIEKKPETLQAQLAKSALETYELEQKAAEYQPVP; from the coding sequence GTGACAGTGAAAAGCGCCAAAAAAATACTTTGGTCCGTTGCAGCGACCCTTATCACCGGATTGATTTTTGTCAATCCAGCTCAAGCTTTGCGCGTGAATTTTCAATCTCTTGGGGATTCAGATAAACTTACTTTTTCATTTGATTCTGGTGTCTTACCTAAGTCGTCGGTGGCGCGTGTCGGTGCAAAAGAGCTGACTATCTCCTTGCCTTCGGGAACGTGGGATAAGGAAACTAAACCGAGTGCAAAGTCTTTTCCCGGCAAGCTGGTAGAATCCATCACTACCACCGACAAAGGGGTGACACTCAAGACCAGAACCAATGCTTTTGGATATATTCGTCTCCCCATTCCCGGCAAGCCTGCATTCATGCTGCAACTTTTTCGAGATCCTATTGGAGCTCGTTGGAAACCTGCGGGTGTCAAACCCAAGGTTGCGATAAAACCGACACCTAAGCCTGCCCCGAAATCTGCGTCCAAGCCGAAAACCGTGGCTAAACCAAAATCGGTTCCTGTTACACCTAAGCAGGCTGTCACAAGTCCCGCGTTAGCTTCCCCGGTTGAAGCCCCACAAGCAATTCCCAATGCGAATGGTGAAAAAAAGCCGTTCTTCGCTGTCCCGTATTCTGTAAGAAATGAGGTGGCTGCACCAGATGCGCCTGTTTCTCAAGTTTCAGAGAATTCTCAAGGGACTCTGCCAACTGAGGCCACGCTTCCTGCCGAACCAGTTCAGCCGGTTCAACCTGTTGCATCTCCGCGTGAAGTCGAAACCGGTGTCTATCCGCCATCCAATGAATTGCGTTTTAAGGCCGTGAATCAGACGGCAGAGCAAGTGAAGTTTGCTGAACTTGCTGGTGGTCAGGCCGGGCGCGCTCCGGTGGTTGGCGAAGGACAGGGGACAGGGGCGACGCAATCTACACAGGTTGGTGGCGCAGTTGTACCGCCGCCGTCAGAAGTTTCTGGTGTCGGACAAGTTGGCAGTGTTGTGACCCCACCACCTTCAGCTGAAATGTCAGGTCAGGGACAGACTGGTGGAGCGGTGTCTTCACCTCCGACACCTCCGCAAGTAGTTGAGGTGTCAGGTCAGGGACAGGCCGGTGGAGCGGTCAGTCCACCGCCGACCGTAGTTGAGGGTGCTCCGCCGCCGGCTCCTACGCCGGAAGAGACGGCTCAGGTCGAGCAAACTTTGGAAGCTTCACAGGCTGAGGCCAAGAAGGTTGAAGAAGCTCCTGCTGAAACCATACAGGCTGAACAGCCTGTAGCAGAGGTGGAAGAAGAGCGGGCTCAACCCGGCGTTGAAGGTGAACAACAACCTGAATTGACCCCCGAAGAGCAAGCCAAGGCTCATGAAGAAGAGATCAGGAATCAGCTTTATGAAGCGCAGTCCCTGATGTTTAACGGTTCATTGGCCGCTGCCTTGCCTTTATATGAAGATATTTTAAAGCAGCCCGATGTGCCGGATGATGTGCGTGAAGAGACTCTTTATGCTGTGGCCGACATTAAGAAACAGCTTAATTCAGATAATCTTTCCGGTAAATTTGATGAGATTGCACAGGCTTTTATTGAGGCCATGAATGCGAATCTTCGTTCCAATAGAGTGCCTCGCGCACTGCTTAATCTTGGTCTGTTGAACTTGCAGGTTGGGAACTTCCCGGAAGCGCGTGCCTATTTTAAAATTTTGCAGGAAAAGTATCCAGACGATGATAACATTCCGTCCATCAGTTATTTTTGGGGCGAGTATTTTTATAAGAAAGGCGAATATAGAAAAGCGGCTGATCAATTTCAGTATCTCATTCAGACTTATCCCGAACACCAATTGGTTAAGCAGGCTGCTTACTATTTGGCAGATTCCCTTAATCGGACTGGTTTTCTTGATCAGGCCTATCAAATAGTAGATTACATTGATAAGCGGTGGCCGGATTACTACATGGAAAACATGGAGTTCTTGCGTCTTGCCGGTTCAGTGGAAATGGAACTCAAGAAGTGGCAGGCGGCTAAGAATCATTATTTTACTTATTACAACCTTAATCCCGACGCCGATGGAGCAGATGTTGTTCTGGCGCGAATTGGCGATATCTACATTCGTCTTGGGTTGAAGAAGCCTGCCAAGCAGATTTATGAAAAAGTGGTCACTAACTACCCGGAAGAAGAGGGTGGATTGATCGCCAAGATGCGTTTGGCTGAAGAGGGTATTTACGACGATCCGGCCATGCATGAAATGGTGGATGTCTTTGATCGGCCATACAATCTCAACCCTCAGCGGGTGTATAAAGATATTGTTGCCAAGCATCCTGATAGTCCCTTGGCACCCATCGCTCAACTCAAGCTGGCCATGTGGTATGCATTTAATAAAAAATATCCCGAGGCGTTGACTGCCGCTCAGGATCTTATAGAAAACTATCCTGACAGTCCGCTCGTGGAAAAGACCAAGGCTCTTGGCGATTCCGTGTTTGTTCTGGCCGTGCCCGGTATGATCGGTGAAGAGCGGTATGGTCGTGTGGTTCGGTACTGGGAAACATATGATTTCATCGGCAAGGAAGGTTCCAAGGTTGATGACAAGACTAAAATTGCTATTGCCACGAGTTATTGGAAAATTGGTCAGCCAGAGAAAGCACTGGAATTGATCGAACCATATCTTCAGGAAAAGCAGGTTCCGGGTGTGTCGGATGATGCCCTTGGACTTGCCGTGAATATTCATCTCGATCAGTTGAATTGGAAGAAAATTGCCGATCTTGTTTCCATGGCTAAAAAGAATTGGAAACTTAAGCCCGCTCAACAGAAGCAGCTAGAGTATGCACGAGCCATGTCCTTGCAGAATCTTGGTGATGCCAAGGAAGCCATGCCCATGTGGGCCGAACTTGCAAAGGATGCTTCCGTAGATCCGGCATTTCGAGCCTATGCCATGTATTACATGGCCAAGGACGCCATGCAGCGGCAGGATTTGCGTCGGGTATTTGTCTATGCTCAAGAAGCGTTGGCCTTGCTGCTTCAGACCAACGGTGATCCTGAAAAGATCAAGGATACCGTGTTGATGTCTATTTATGCCACCGAGCGGTCAGGTCGGTATGATGAAGCGCTCAAATGGGCCAAGGAATATGACCGTTATATTGAAGTGGATAACCCTGAATGGGCGTCCACTCGATTCAAGCTGGCCCGTATCTATCGCAAAGCCGGTGCCATGGACGAATGGAAACAGTTGCTCGGTGATATTATCGAGAAGAAGCCGGAAACGCTTCAGGCACAACTTGCCAAGTCCGCACTCGAAACCTACGAACTTGAACAAAAAGCCGCTGAATACCAACCCGTACCGTAA
- a CDS encoding bifunctional oligoribonuclease/PAP phosphatase NrnA, with amino-acid sequence MHRIIDIIRDQDDFLVASHYNPDGDAIGSLCAVGHILTALGKRFTLFNQSGLPKRYGFARQPAPIQNTLPETMPKWTIVLDCGAKERMGDMLSARSDETHFLNIDHHLGNDQFGVENWVDHTQPAVGSMVALLAQDLDIPLTGPLAENIYLAVATDTGFFTYGSTTPESLELAADMLRNGLDIASMNMAITKQWSENRMRLWTEAMNSVELTDDKLVATTVITKEMFKRTGTTSADTENIINFLRRLKSVRVAVTFREEDVDTYKFSLRSYGEDNVQKVAATFGGGGHKNASGGTITAPLEQAKDMLITAINESLRIN; translated from the coding sequence GTGCATAGGATTATCGACATCATTCGAGATCAGGACGATTTCCTGGTCGCTTCGCATTATAACCCTGACGGTGATGCTATAGGTTCCCTTTGCGCTGTAGGGCATATACTCACAGCACTCGGGAAACGATTCACGCTGTTCAATCAATCCGGTCTTCCGAAACGATACGGGTTTGCTCGTCAGCCTGCCCCCATTCAAAACACCCTGCCCGAAACAATGCCCAAATGGACCATTGTTCTTGATTGCGGAGCCAAGGAGCGTATGGGCGACATGCTGTCCGCACGGTCTGACGAAACTCATTTCCTCAACATCGATCACCATCTCGGCAATGATCAATTCGGTGTTGAAAACTGGGTTGACCACACCCAGCCTGCCGTCGGATCCATGGTTGCCCTTCTTGCTCAGGATTTGGATATTCCGTTGACCGGTCCTCTGGCTGAAAACATCTATCTGGCCGTGGCCACGGACACAGGGTTCTTTACCTATGGTTCCACCACGCCGGAATCTTTGGAACTGGCAGCAGATATGCTTCGTAATGGACTTGATATAGCCAGCATGAACATGGCCATCACCAAACAATGGTCTGAAAACAGAATGCGTTTATGGACCGAAGCCATGAATAGCGTAGAGTTGACCGATGACAAGTTGGTTGCGACCACAGTCATCACAAAAGAAATGTTCAAACGAACAGGCACCACTTCTGCGGATACTGAAAATATTATCAATTTCCTCCGTCGACTCAAATCCGTACGCGTTGCCGTCACATTTCGAGAAGAAGACGTTGATACCTACAAATTTTCTCTGCGCTCCTATGGCGAAGATAACGTTCAGAAAGTCGCTGCCACATTCGGTGGGGGCGGGCACAAAAATGCATCGGGTGGAACCATCACTGCACCACTCGAGCAGGCCAAGGACATGCTTATTACCGCAATCAACGAATCTCTGAGGATCAACTAA
- the amrB gene encoding AmmeMemoRadiSam system protein B: MERQPIVAGRFYDDEPEKLYAMVDAFLGLGKDKNLDRTLLAMVPHAGYIFSGAVCGKTLGMANLEQTVLLLGPNHTGRGERFSVWNEGDWNIPGSSVSFDSDLANALLTSDANLKADASAHMDEHSLEVILPFLHRLEPDTTIVPISISSSSLDSLRQVGQAIGQTLKTFDRPVSIVVSSDMSHYISHDEAKKMDSMALEAVVTLDPTALFNTVRGNNISMCGVLPMTTGLYAALEMGATKGELVAYTTSGEVSGDFDQVVGYAGVLVS; the protein is encoded by the coding sequence ATGGAAAGACAGCCAATTGTTGCGGGACGTTTTTATGATGACGAGCCTGAGAAGTTGTATGCCATGGTGGATGCGTTTCTTGGGTTGGGGAAGGACAAAAATCTAGATCGGACATTGCTGGCTATGGTGCCTCATGCTGGCTATATTTTCTCCGGTGCCGTATGCGGCAAGACGTTGGGCATGGCGAATCTGGAACAGACGGTACTTTTGCTTGGACCAAATCATACCGGGCGCGGAGAGCGATTCTCAGTGTGGAATGAAGGGGATTGGAATATTCCCGGTAGCTCTGTGTCGTTTGATTCGGATTTGGCGAATGCGTTATTGACTTCTGATGCCAATTTGAAGGCTGATGCGTCCGCGCATATGGATGAACACTCTCTAGAAGTCATATTGCCGTTTCTGCATCGTTTGGAGCCAGACACGACCATAGTGCCAATTTCCATCTCTTCGTCGTCCCTCGACTCTCTGAGACAGGTTGGGCAGGCTATTGGACAGACTCTTAAGACGTTTGATCGCCCTGTATCCATCGTGGTCAGTTCCGACATGAGCCATTATATTTCACATGATGAGGCTAAGAAAATGGATTCCATGGCTTTGGAAGCGGTGGTCACGCTTGATCCAACAGCTTTGTTTAACACGGTTCGAGGAAATAATATTTCCATGTGTGGTGTCCTGCCCATGACCACTGGTCTTTATGCCGCTCTTGAAATGGGGGCGACTAAAGGAGAACTGGTTGCTTATACCACTTCCGGCGAAGTTTCCGGTGATTTCGATCAGGTGGTGGGGTATGCAGGAGTTTTGGTGAGCTGA
- the pnp gene encoding polyribonucleotide nucleotidyltransferase → MTMIPFDATSMTATVGGMDITIETGKYARQASGAVTISSGNTTVLVTAVTQPLAIDRGFFPLTCNYQEMAYAAGRVPGNYFRREGRPSERETLICRLIDRPIRPLFEKGFADEVQIIATVLSADKHVNPDVLAVTGASAACHISKMPFLGPIVGARVGFINNEFVLNPSYTQADNESSLNLVFAATREAMVMVEGGGKFVSEDLVADALAWGHEQVAPLFDLQDQLREKVGVAKLKVEAPKQDEELVSFLGDFITDDIQAAVTTPEKMVRYAAKDAAKEKAKEAVAEKFPEDEAKLKAVSGIVGDITKKLVRERIVKEGLRIDGRDTTTVRPLSIETGVLSQTHGSVLFRRGETSALAVATLGSTRDEQRYDSLLGDATKRFMLHYNFPPYCVGEARMLRGTSRREVGHGALAERALTPVLPNPEEFPFTIRVVSEIMESNGSSSMASVCGATLSLMDAGVPIAEPVAGIAMGLCKEDDEYFVLTDILGDEDALGDMDFKVAGTKDGITAIQMDIKIAGIPQEVLKKALHQAKDARLHILGHMGEELAAPREALSELAPQMAVVHIDPEKIRSVIGPGGKNIKAITAETEADIDIEDSGKISIFAPTMASMEKAKEMVLYYDQKAEPGKNYLGTVRKVLEVGALVEILPGMEGMLHISQLDFERVERVEDVVQLGQEVWVKCISLEPGGRIRLSRKAWLMEEAGQEVNLDDFKRPAPRGGDRNGGRRDNRGGGRRDNRGRR, encoded by the coding sequence ATGACGATGATTCCTTTTGATGCCACAAGCATGACCGCAACGGTCGGCGGAATGGACATCACCATCGAAACTGGCAAGTATGCCCGCCAAGCAAGTGGCGCCGTGACGATCTCGTCCGGCAACACCACTGTTTTGGTCACCGCCGTGACCCAGCCCCTGGCTATTGATCGCGGCTTCTTCCCTCTCACCTGTAACTATCAGGAAATGGCGTATGCCGCTGGTCGCGTACCGGGCAACTACTTCCGTCGTGAAGGCCGTCCGTCCGAACGCGAGACGCTGATCTGCCGCCTCATTGACCGCCCCATCCGCCCTCTGTTTGAGAAAGGCTTCGCTGACGAAGTCCAGATCATTGCCACGGTTCTGTCCGCAGACAAACATGTCAATCCGGATGTCTTGGCCGTGACTGGTGCCTCTGCGGCCTGCCACATCTCCAAGATGCCTTTCCTCGGCCCCATTGTTGGAGCTCGCGTTGGGTTCATCAACAACGAATTTGTTCTCAACCCCTCATACACACAGGCAGACAACGAGTCCTCCCTGAACCTCGTTTTCGCGGCCACCCGCGAAGCCATGGTCATGGTTGAAGGTGGCGGCAAGTTCGTCTCCGAAGACCTCGTTGCCGATGCTCTGGCTTGGGGACACGAACAAGTTGCTCCGCTTTTCGACCTGCAGGACCAGCTCCGCGAAAAGGTCGGCGTTGCCAAGCTTAAAGTCGAAGCACCCAAGCAGGATGAAGAACTTGTTTCCTTCCTCGGTGACTTCATCACTGATGATATCCAGGCCGCAGTGACCACTCCCGAAAAGATGGTTCGCTACGCAGCCAAAGACGCTGCCAAAGAAAAAGCCAAAGAAGCTGTCGCCGAGAAGTTCCCCGAGGACGAGGCAAAGCTCAAGGCAGTCAGCGGCATTGTCGGTGACATCACCAAAAAGCTCGTGCGTGAACGCATCGTTAAAGAAGGTTTGCGCATCGACGGTCGTGACACCACGACTGTTCGCCCGCTCTCCATCGAGACCGGCGTACTGAGCCAGACCCACGGCTCCGTACTGTTCCGCCGCGGTGAAACTTCCGCACTGGCTGTTGCCACTCTCGGTTCCACCCGTGATGAGCAGCGTTACGACTCTCTGCTCGGCGATGCCACCAAGCGCTTCATGCTGCATTACAACTTCCCGCCGTACTGCGTCGGTGAAGCCCGCATGCTGCGCGGCACATCCCGCCGCGAAGTTGGTCACGGAGCACTTGCTGAACGCGCTCTGACTCCGGTTCTTCCGAACCCAGAAGAGTTTCCGTTCACCATCCGCGTTGTCTCCGAAATCATGGAATCCAACGGTTCCTCTTCCATGGCTTCCGTTTGCGGCGCCACCCTGTCCCTCATGGATGCAGGTGTCCCCATTGCGGAACCGGTTGCCGGTATCGCCATGGGCCTGTGCAAAGAAGACGACGAGTACTTCGTTCTGACCGACATTCTCGGTGACGAAGACGCATTGGGCGATATGGACTTCAAGGTCGCCGGTACCAAGGACGGCATCACCGCCATCCAGATGGACATCAAGATCGCCGGTATCCCTCAGGAAGTACTGAAAAAGGCCCTTCATCAGGCCAAGGACGCTCGTCTGCATATCCTCGGCCACATGGGTGAAGAGCTGGCTGCTCCTCGTGAAGCCCTGTCCGAACTGGCTCCGCAGATGGCTGTCGTACACATCGATCCCGAAAAAATTCGCTCGGTCATCGGACCCGGCGGCAAGAATATCAAGGCCATTACTGCTGAGACCGAAGCTGATATCGACATCGAAGATTCCGGCAAAATCTCCATCTTCGCCCCGACCATGGCATCCATGGAAAAGGCCAAAGAAATGGTTCTCTACTACGACCAGAAGGCCGAACCGGGTAAAAACTATCTCGGTACTGTCCGCAAAGTCCTGGAAGTCGGCGCACTCGTCGAAATCCTGCCCGGCATGGAAGGCATGCTGCACATCTCCCAACTCGACTTTGAACGCGTTGAACGCGTCGAAGACGTTGTCCAGCTCGGACAGGAAGTCTGGGTCAAGTGCATCTCCCTTGAGCCCGGCGGACGCATTCGTCTGTCCCGCAAGGCATGGCTGATGGAAGAAGCCGGTCAGGAAGTAAACCTGGACGACTTCAAACGGCCCGCACCGCGTGGCGGTGACCGCAATGGCGGTCGTCGTGACAACCGTGGTGGCGGACGTCGCGACAATCGCGGCCGTCGTTAA
- the rbfA gene encoding 30S ribosome-binding factor RbfA, producing MKASSSRRAVRMGDQIMREVGTLLVEEAADPRLQLVTLSGVRMNANLRIAEIFYTVSGDTEHRKEVQTGLEKASGFLRSRLGRNLKLQFIPELRFVFDDFLEDVVYGKPSA from the coding sequence ATGAAGGCATCAAGTTCTCGCAGAGCCGTCCGCATGGGCGACCAGATTATGCGCGAAGTAGGCACCCTGCTGGTGGAAGAAGCAGCCGACCCTCGGTTGCAGCTTGTCACCCTGTCCGGTGTTCGAATGAACGCTAACCTTCGCATTGCCGAAATTTTCTACACTGTTTCCGGTGATACAGAACACCGTAAGGAAGTTCAAACTGGTCTGGAAAAGGCCTCTGGTTTTCTCCGTTCTCGTTTGGGACGCAACCTCAAACTGCAATTCATCCCGGAACTCCGATTCGTCTTTGACGATTTTCTTGAGGATGTTGTCTACGGGAAACCCAGTGCATAG
- the rpsO gene encoding 30S ribosomal protein S15 has product MVMTAEEKLKIIEEYKTCEGDTGSPEVQVALLTARIKYLADHFKAHKKDHHSRTGLLKMVGQRRKLLKYLANKDIQRYRDLIGRLGLRK; this is encoded by the coding sequence GTGGTTATGACTGCTGAAGAAAAGCTGAAAATTATTGAAGAGTACAAAACCTGTGAAGGTGATACCGGTTCCCCCGAGGTTCAGGTTGCGCTGCTGACCGCACGCATCAAGTACCTGGCCGATCACTTCAAGGCCCACAAAAAAGACCACCACTCCCGTACTGGTCTGCTCAAGATGGTCGGTCAGCGTAGAAAACTGCTGAAATACCTCGCAAACAAAGACATCCAGCGCTACCGCGACCTCATTGGCCGCCTTGGTCTGCGCAAGTAG
- the truB gene encoding tRNA pseudouridine(55) synthase TruB, which yields MGRRRKKRSPEQRDGLLILNKPSGPTSAGCLNDIKHQLKQYKIGHGGTLDPMAQGVLLVLLGHGTKLAPYLSGGTKTYSGTFRLGITTDTLDIQGEVTKETPVDVTVDDVKREILYWKELTEQEVPAYSAAKHKGKPLYALAREGKETPVKIKPIVISHVEALDVQMPEASFRVSCSAGTYIRSLVHSLGTRMGCGATLTSLVRESSEPFRLDQALDLEDVLENPDSFPDRVIPLKDTLPHWPRYQLTEPLAGLVKNGAWLPVNDQPGELLAGELGDRAMLLDTDETPLALVEAKLQNEKPKWSILRGLWNQD from the coding sequence ATGGGTCGCAGACGTAAAAAAAGAAGCCCAGAACAACGTGACGGGTTGCTCATTTTAAACAAACCCTCCGGTCCGACTTCGGCTGGCTGCCTGAATGACATCAAACACCAACTCAAGCAGTACAAAATTGGCCATGGTGGAACCCTTGATCCCATGGCACAAGGTGTACTTCTGGTCCTTCTCGGACACGGTACCAAGCTTGCGCCGTACCTGAGTGGCGGAACCAAAACCTATTCCGGCACATTCAGACTCGGAATAACTACGGATACCCTTGATATTCAAGGGGAAGTAACCAAAGAAACACCCGTTGACGTCACAGTCGATGATGTCAAACGCGAAATTTTATATTGGAAAGAGTTGACAGAGCAGGAAGTTCCTGCCTATTCGGCTGCCAAACACAAGGGTAAGCCGTTGTATGCCTTGGCCCGTGAAGGCAAGGAAACACCGGTCAAAATTAAGCCCATTGTTATTTCTCATGTGGAAGCGCTAGACGTTCAGATGCCTGAAGCATCATTCAGGGTCAGTTGCTCCGCCGGTACTTACATACGTTCCCTGGTCCACAGCTTGGGGACACGAATGGGGTGCGGCGCGACACTGACCAGCCTGGTCCGGGAATCGAGCGAGCCTTTCCGGCTCGATCAGGCCCTTGACCTCGAAGACGTTCTGGAAAATCCGGATTCATTTCCGGACAGAGTGATCCCCTTAAAGGACACTCTCCCTCACTGGCCTCGGTATCAATTGACCGAACCGCTGGCAGGACTCGTGAAAAACGGGGCCTGGCTGCCGGTCAATGATCAACCGGGCGAACTGTTGGCCGGGGAACTCGGCGATCGAGCCATGTTGCTCGACACTGACGAGACTCCGCTGGCACTGGTTGAGGCAAAACTCCAGAATGAAAAGCCCAAGTGGTCAATTCTTCGAGGACTATGGAACCAGGACTGA